The Lysobacter enzymogenes genome window below encodes:
- the carB gene encoding carbamoyl-phosphate synthase large subunit yields the protein MPKRTDIKTVLIIGAGPIVIGQACEFDYSGAQACKALRDEGYRVVLVNSNPATIMTDPNMADAVYIEPINWQTVEKIIAKEKPDALLPTMGGQTALNCALDLADNGVLEKYNVELIGAKRDAIRMAEDRELFRVAMSEIGLECPRAAVARTLEEAIEIQATVGYPTIIRPSFTLGGSGGGIAYNREELIEIVTRGLELSPTTEVLVEESVLGWKEFEMEVVRDTADNCIIVCSIENFDAMGVHTGDSITVAPAQTLTDKEYQRLRDASIAVLRKIGVDTGGSNVQFGINAQNGRVVVIEMNPRVSRSSALASKATGFPIAKIAAKLAVGYTLDELRNEITGGATPASFEPSIDYVVTKIPRFAFEKFPQADARLTTQMKSVGEVMAMGRTFQESLHKALRGLETGKVGLDPTGLDLSSDSDLAVLKRELKEPGPERMFYIGDAFRAGLSVEDVHAMSFVDPWFLDQIEELIAAEREVADAGLAALDKERMRELKRMGFSDARLAQLTGTDETAVRTLRRAFGVRPVYKRVDSCAAEFATTTAYMYSTYEDECEANPSNRDKIVVLGGGPNRIGQGIEFDYCCVHAALALREDGYETIMVNCNPETVSTDYDTSDRLYFEPLTLEDVLEIADLEKPKGVIVQYGGQTPLKLARALEANGVPIIGTTPDSIDLAEDRERFQKLVQELGLAQPINRTARNPDEALALANQIGYPMVVRPSYVLGGRAMEIVYSDADLTRYIRDAVKVSNDSPVLLDRFLDNAVEVDVDVIADREGRVLIGGVMEHIEEAGVHSGDSSCSLPPYSLSPATQEKLREQVTALAKALKVVGLMNTQFAIQTDADGNETIYLIEVNPRASRTVPFVSKATGMALAKIAARCMVGQTLTSQDAVDEIVPDYYSVKEAIFPFAKFQGVDPILGPEMRSTGEVMGVGQNFGAAMARAQEAGGIKAPPVGKVFISVRDPDKQRVLPVAQELLRRGYSLVATRGTQAFFAGHGVACEVINKVTDGRPHIVDLIKNGEIVYIINTTEGRQAISDSFSIRREALQQRVTYSTTVSGARALVNSLDYRGQGPVWSLQELHAQIGAR from the coding sequence ACATGGCCGACGCCGTGTACATCGAGCCGATCAACTGGCAGACGGTCGAGAAGATCATCGCCAAGGAAAAGCCCGACGCGCTGCTGCCGACGATGGGCGGCCAGACCGCGCTGAACTGCGCGCTCGACCTGGCCGACAACGGCGTGCTGGAGAAGTACAACGTCGAGCTGATCGGCGCCAAGCGCGATGCGATCCGCATGGCCGAAGACCGCGAGCTGTTCCGCGTGGCGATGAGCGAGATCGGCCTGGAGTGCCCGCGCGCCGCGGTCGCGCGCACGCTGGAGGAGGCGATCGAGATCCAGGCCACGGTCGGCTACCCGACCATCATTCGCCCCAGCTTCACCCTCGGCGGCAGCGGCGGCGGCATCGCCTACAACCGCGAGGAGCTGATCGAGATCGTCACCCGCGGCCTGGAACTGTCGCCGACCACCGAAGTGCTGGTCGAGGAATCGGTGCTGGGCTGGAAGGAATTCGAGATGGAAGTGGTCCGCGACACCGCGGACAACTGCATCATCGTCTGCTCGATCGAGAACTTCGACGCGATGGGCGTGCACACCGGCGACTCGATCACCGTCGCTCCGGCGCAGACCCTGACCGACAAGGAATACCAGCGCCTGCGCGACGCCTCGATCGCGGTGCTGCGCAAGATCGGCGTCGACACCGGCGGCTCCAACGTGCAGTTCGGCATCAACGCGCAGAACGGCCGCGTGGTGGTGATCGAGATGAACCCGCGCGTGTCGCGCTCCTCGGCGCTGGCGTCGAAGGCCACCGGCTTCCCGATCGCCAAGATCGCGGCCAAGCTCGCGGTCGGCTACACCCTGGACGAACTGCGCAACGAGATCACCGGCGGCGCCACCCCGGCCTCGTTCGAGCCGTCGATCGATTACGTGGTCACCAAGATCCCGCGCTTCGCGTTCGAGAAGTTCCCGCAGGCCGACGCGCGCCTGACCACGCAGATGAAGTCGGTCGGCGAAGTCATGGCGATGGGCCGCACCTTCCAGGAATCGCTGCACAAGGCGCTGCGCGGGCTGGAGACCGGCAAGGTCGGCCTCGACCCGACCGGCCTGGACCTGTCCAGCGACAGCGATCTGGCCGTGCTCAAGCGCGAGCTCAAGGAACCGGGCCCGGAGCGCATGTTCTACATCGGCGACGCGTTCCGCGCCGGCCTCAGCGTCGAGGACGTGCACGCGATGTCGTTCGTCGACCCGTGGTTCCTCGACCAGATCGAGGAACTGATCGCGGCCGAGCGCGAAGTCGCCGACGCCGGCCTGGCCGCGCTCGACAAGGAGCGCATGCGCGAACTCAAGCGCATGGGTTTCTCCGACGCGCGCCTGGCCCAGCTGACCGGCACCGACGAAACCGCCGTGCGCACCCTGCGTCGCGCGTTCGGCGTGCGCCCGGTGTACAAGCGCGTCGACTCGTGCGCGGCCGAGTTCGCCACCACCACCGCCTACATGTACTCGACCTACGAGGACGAGTGCGAAGCCAACCCGAGCAACCGCGACAAGATCGTCGTGCTCGGCGGCGGCCCCAACCGCATCGGCCAGGGCATCGAGTTCGACTACTGCTGCGTGCACGCCGCGCTGGCCCTGCGCGAGGACGGCTATGAAACCATCATGGTCAACTGCAATCCGGAGACCGTGTCGACCGACTACGACACCTCCGACCGCCTGTACTTCGAGCCGCTGACGCTCGAGGACGTGCTCGAGATCGCCGACCTGGAAAAGCCCAAGGGCGTGATCGTGCAGTACGGCGGCCAGACCCCGCTGAAGCTGGCGCGCGCGCTGGAAGCCAACGGCGTGCCGATCATCGGCACCACCCCGGACAGCATCGACCTGGCCGAAGACCGCGAGCGCTTCCAGAAGCTGGTGCAGGAGCTCGGGCTGGCCCAGCCGATCAACCGCACCGCGCGCAACCCCGACGAGGCGCTGGCCCTGGCCAACCAGATCGGCTACCCGATGGTGGTGCGCCCGAGCTACGTGCTCGGCGGCCGGGCGATGGAGATCGTCTACTCCGACGCCGACCTGACCCGCTACATCCGCGACGCGGTCAAGGTCTCCAACGATTCGCCGGTGCTGCTCGACCGCTTCCTCGACAACGCGGTGGAGGTCGACGTCGACGTGATCGCCGACCGCGAAGGCCGGGTGCTGATCGGCGGCGTCATGGAGCATATCGAAGAAGCCGGCGTGCACTCGGGCGACTCCTCGTGCTCGCTGCCGCCGTACTCGCTGTCGCCGGCGACGCAGGAAAAGCTGCGCGAACAGGTCACCGCGCTGGCCAAGGCGCTCAAGGTCGTCGGCCTGATGAACACCCAGTTCGCGATCCAGACCGACGCCGACGGCAACGAAACGATCTACCTGATCGAAGTGAACCCGCGCGCCTCGCGCACCGTGCCGTTCGTGTCCAAGGCCACCGGCATGGCGCTGGCCAAGATCGCCGCGCGCTGCATGGTCGGCCAGACCCTGACCTCGCAGGACGCGGTCGACGAGATCGTGCCGGACTACTACTCGGTCAAGGAAGCGATCTTCCCGTTCGCCAAGTTCCAGGGCGTCGACCCGATCCTCGGGCCGGAGATGCGCTCCACCGGCGAGGTGATGGGCGTGGGCCAGAACTTCGGCGCGGCGATGGCGCGCGCGCAGGAAGCCGGCGGCATCAAGGCGCCGCCGGTCGGCAAGGTGTTCATCTCGGTGCGCGATCCGGACAAGCAGCGCGTGCTGCCGGTCGCGCAGGAACTGCTGCGCCGCGGCTACAGCCTGGTCGCCACCCGCGGCACCCAGGCCTTCTTCGCCGGCCACGGCGTCGCCTGCGAAGTCATCAACAAGGTCACCGACGGCCGTCCGCACATCGTCGACCTGATCAAGAACGGCGAGATCGTCTACATCATCAACACCACCGAAGGCCGCCAGGCGATCTCGGACTCGTTCTCGATCCGGCGCGAGGCCTTGCAGCAGCGGGTGACCTATTCGACCACCGTGTCGGGCGCGCGCGCGCTGGTCAACTCGCTCGACTACCGCGGCCAGGGCCCGGTGTGGTCGCTGCAGGAACTGCACGCGCAGATCGGCGCGCGTTGA
- a CDS encoding DUF6053 domain-containing protein → MSRADRSARADRSRPARPGRAAAAGPSGPTLCARIAPICDRSSGPEGSPARFSRGVFRRASPAQCPLDTSSKHSRRAPRTRPASHRRGTKE, encoded by the coding sequence CTGAGCCGAGCGGATCGATCGGCCCGCGCCGATCGGTCCCGCCCGGCGCGGCCCGGGCGCGCCGCTGCGGCAGGGCCGTCAGGCCCGACGCTCTGCGCTCGGATCGCGCCGATCTGTGACCGAAGCAGCGGGCCCGAAGGCTCTCCCGCAAGGTTTTCAAGGGGTGTCTTCCGCCGGGCTTCCCCGGCACAATGCCCCCTGGACACATCTTCGAAACATTCGCGCCGGGCCCCACGGACCCGCCCGGCGTCGCACCGCAGAGGAACCAAGGAATGA
- the greA gene encoding transcription elongation factor GreA, translating to MRAPITAKGALRLRAELEELKSVKRPAVINAIAEARAHGDLKENAEYHAAREQQGFIEGRIKQLEAELSHAQIIDTSTLNAGSKVVFGANVELADTETDEEKRYQIVGDLEADIKLGLIAISSPVARALIGKNEGDTVVIEAPGGTREYEIVGVSYDG from the coding sequence ATGAGAGCACCCATTACCGCCAAGGGCGCGCTGCGCCTGCGCGCCGAACTGGAAGAACTCAAGTCGGTCAAGCGCCCGGCCGTGATCAACGCGATCGCCGAAGCGCGCGCCCACGGCGATCTCAAGGAAAACGCGGAGTACCACGCCGCGCGCGAGCAGCAGGGCTTCATCGAAGGCCGCATCAAGCAGCTCGAAGCCGAGCTGTCGCACGCGCAGATCATCGACACCAGCACCCTCAACGCCGGTTCCAAGGTCGTGTTCGGCGCCAACGTCGAGCTGGCCGACACCGAAACCGACGAGGAGAAGCGCTACCAGATCGTCGGCGACCTGGAAGCGGACATCAAACTCGGCCTGATCGCGATCTCCTCGCCGGTCGCGCGCGCGCTGATCGGCAAGAACGAAGGCGACACCGTCGTCATCGAAGCGCCGGGCGGCACCCGCGAGTACGAAATCGTCGGCGTCAGCTACGACGGCTGA
- a CDS encoding phosphoglycerate mutase, whose translation MNRVDLLLPARERFGGQRLGEDLARRFGRAERTVEAADYAARVFDLLPRGWPVAAATRQRDAGDAAHGAWLRADPVYVRPDINGARLLAYGRALSLSERDSAALLPALKPLFGDAGFPIDAPAPERWYIALPRETKLPRFVSPEQALGEDLFQHLPTGDGAEGRRWRALLSEAQVVLHNHPHNAARAAAGLAPINSLWFWGAGALPDHVRCDYAGVHSDDEALTAFGAQAGIAAGGLPPQWAAPAGEGAYLYDLRAQRDLALIQRDWLQPLAAALDRGALARVAAICADGERFELARSQRWRFWRKPLRSLLD comes from the coding sequence ATGAACCGCGTCGACCTGCTGCTGCCCGCGCGCGAACGCTTCGGCGGCCAGCGCCTGGGCGAGGATCTGGCCCGCCGCTTCGGCCGCGCCGAGCGCACGGTCGAGGCCGCCGACTACGCCGCGCGCGTGTTCGACCTGCTGCCGCGCGGCTGGCCGGTGGCCGCGGCGACCCGCCAGCGCGACGCCGGCGACGCCGCCCACGGCGCCTGGCTGCGCGCCGATCCGGTGTACGTGCGGCCCGACATCAACGGCGCGCGCCTGCTCGCCTACGGCCGCGCGCTGAGCCTGAGCGAACGCGACAGCGCCGCGCTGCTGCCGGCGCTGAAGCCGCTGTTCGGCGACGCCGGCTTTCCGATCGACGCGCCGGCGCCGGAGCGCTGGTACATCGCGCTGCCGCGCGAAACCAAACTGCCGCGCTTCGTCTCGCCCGAGCAGGCGCTCGGCGAAGACCTGTTCCAGCACCTGCCGACCGGCGACGGCGCCGAAGGCCGCCGCTGGCGTGCCTTGCTCAGCGAAGCGCAGGTGGTGCTGCACAACCATCCGCACAACGCCGCGCGCGCCGCCGCCGGGCTGGCGCCGATCAATTCGCTGTGGTTCTGGGGCGCCGGCGCGCTGCCGGACCATGTGCGCTGCGACTACGCCGGCGTGCACAGCGACGACGAAGCGCTGACCGCGTTCGGCGCCCAGGCCGGCATCGCCGCGGGCGGCTTGCCGCCGCAGTGGGCCGCGCCGGCCGGCGAGGGCGCGTACTTGTACGACCTGCGCGCGCAACGCGACTTGGCGCTGATCCAGCGCGACTGGCTGCAACCGCTGGCCGCCGCGCTCGACCGCGGCGCGCTCGCGCGGGTCGCGGCGATCTGCGCCGACGGCGAACGTTTCGAACTCGCGCGTTCGCAGCGTTGGCGGTTCTGGCGCAAGCCGCTGCGTTCGTTGCTGGATTGA